The following proteins come from a genomic window of Nostoc sp. TCL26-01:
- a CDS encoding DoxX family membrane protein, protein MKYLLNLRTAFIVNRVMVGLFFFLSGIGNYLNFSIPNGFYQTVLTLKLQIIGPGIPPGWEGIGPLPGFFAIPYAWLLPLAEMTLGALFALNFWLRWTGLLLILMTFSIVLAFGIVPGGSVFANGVESFNKVILFMTLIWMCIAYEAHEQKMSRRRAQAAAEYTMTSSTNDM, encoded by the coding sequence ATGAAATACTTACTCAACCTCCGGACAGCTTTTATCGTCAATCGTGTAATGGTAGGGCTTTTCTTTTTCCTATCTGGTATTGGTAATTATCTCAACTTCAGCATTCCCAACGGTTTCTACCAGACGGTCTTGACGCTAAAACTGCAAATAATTGGGCCAGGAATTCCCCCAGGATGGGAAGGTATAGGGCCGCTACCTGGGTTCTTCGCCATTCCCTATGCTTGGTTGCTACCTTTAGCAGAGATGACGCTAGGTGCTTTGTTTGCTCTCAACTTTTGGTTACGGTGGACAGGATTACTGCTGATTTTAATGACATTTAGCATCGTCCTCGCATTTGGCATCGTACCTGGTGGTAGTGTTTTTGCTAATGGAGTAGAGAGCTTTAACAAAGTTATCTTATTTATGACTTTAATCTGGATGTGCATTGCTTACGAAGCACATGAACAAAAAATGAGTCGTCGTCGCGCTCAAGCAGCTGCCGAATATACTATGACATCCTCTACTAATGATATGTAA